One window of Ralstonia pickettii DTP0602 genomic DNA carries:
- a CDS encoding Molybdenum cofactor biosynthesis protein A 1, giving the protein MKVLVRGLKAGLSAAALHKALARYASIRSVELVEAGDPKHPWAWVDIDASALAVWKLVAKLDRRYIAGCHLRWHVPAYRSR; this is encoded by the coding sequence ATGAAGGTTTTAGTACGCGGGCTGAAGGCAGGACTCAGTGCAGCGGCGCTGCACAAGGCACTCGCACGGTACGCCAGCATCCGCTCGGTGGAACTGGTGGAGGCCGGCGACCCGAAGCATCCGTGGGCTTGGGTCGATATCGACGCCAGCGCACTCGCGGTGTGGAAGCTGGTGGCGAAGCTGGACCGGCGCTATATCGCCGGGTGCCATCTGCGCTGGCATGTGCCGGCCTATCGGAGCCGCTGA
- a CDS encoding tyrosine protein phosphatase (K01104: E3.1.3.48; protein-tyrosine phosphatase [EC:3.1.3.48]), with translation MTKWIHRAGLLHAHAVVPPAPAAGIDGAVSEISNGTASNAIQAELIFDTISNARDLGGLAGADGRRVRHGRLYRSGNPALASAADLDRLHALALDMVVDFRSPGEKSPDEAAFGQRFRWMAVPVLDGSMAMDVLMPRLRASTPAQMDAFMLEVYRDFPGRYRDAFAGFMRTAQGGKTLLFHCTAGKDRTGFASLLLLAALGVAQDDILANYLESNRRNAQFNETALARMGQLGVPAEVMMPLLEVRASYLDVSVQAIEQGWGSLDNYLRDALEVDVAQLREHYLAG, from the coding sequence ATGACCAAGTGGATTCACCGGGCGGGCTTGCTGCACGCCCATGCGGTCGTGCCGCCGGCACCGGCCGCAGGCATCGACGGGGCTGTCAGCGAAATCAGCAACGGCACTGCCAGCAACGCCATTCAGGCAGAGCTTATTTTCGACACCATCAGCAACGCGCGCGACCTCGGCGGCCTGGCCGGCGCCGATGGCCGCCGGGTGCGCCACGGCCGGCTGTACCGCAGCGGCAACCCGGCGCTGGCCAGCGCCGCGGATCTTGACCGGCTGCATGCGCTGGCACTCGACATGGTGGTGGACTTCCGCTCGCCCGGCGAGAAATCGCCCGACGAGGCTGCCTTCGGCCAGCGCTTCCGCTGGATGGCGGTGCCGGTGCTGGACGGCAGCATGGCGATGGATGTGCTGATGCCGCGCCTGCGCGCCAGCACGCCGGCGCAGATGGATGCCTTCATGCTGGAGGTCTACCGCGACTTCCCGGGGCGCTACCGCGACGCCTTCGCCGGCTTTATGCGCACCGCGCAGGGCGGCAAGACGCTGCTGTTCCACTGCACCGCGGGCAAGGACCGCACCGGCTTTGCCTCGCTGCTGCTGCTGGCGGCGCTGGGCGTGGCGCAGGACGACATCCTGGCCAACTACCTGGAATCGAACCGGCGCAACGCGCAGTTCAATGAGACGGCGCTGGCGCGCATGGGGCAGCTCGGTGTGCCGGCTGAAGTGATGATGCCGCTGCTGGAAGTCCGCGCCAGCTATCTCGATGTCTCGGTGCAGGCCATCGAGCAGGGGTGGGGCAGCCTGGACAACTACCTGCGCGACGCGCTGGAGGTCGACGTCGCGCAGCTGCGCGAACACTACCTGGCCGGCTGA
- a CDS encoding poly(3-hydroxyalkanoate) synthetase yields the protein MTARIPAGPPQGGSAQAPSTSQPAGAANPFAALGQPALEYFTDAWQRTVLLLDILRQRGNESAEHEREGMPAVLVFEHELLADGRELPEPVNYALLRIVPPADSPTDPAKRAFVVIDPRAGHGPGIGGFKTDSEIGIALRSGHPCYFVTFFQEPCPGQTIESVARAEAAFLKIVGERHPDAPGKPFVVGNCQAGWALMILAAVAPERTGPLLVAGAPLAYWSGVRGRNPMRYSGGLLGGSWLASLTADMGNGRFDGAWLVQNFEQLNPANTLWQKLYDVYAKADTEGPRFLEFERWWGGHFLMNRDEIDWIVQNLFVGNRLTAGEVHSSDGKTVVDLRNIRSPVIVFASWGDNITPPQQALNWIPDLYPTDEELVANDQVIVYCLHPTVGHLGIFVSAGVANREHSELFCALDLIDVLPPGLYEARIEDVAPDLPHRDLVEGRYLIRFERRSVADILALDDGRDDERPFEVVRRVAEINQHIYDTFVSPWVRAMSNEFSAQWMRALHPARLERAVATDMNPWMSWIGAMAPMVRANRTQVSPDNPLLTMEKAASAQIISALDQFRDARDAWYERAFEAIYGSPVMAALVGLRAQVPVNVESPVTVALRRELAERRLSDAEASIGQGGPLEAFVRVLAYVADRPSSIEERPFNLLRRMAREQPEGAWHADLVTFKAAVRQQSFIVRLDPKRAIQALPALVPDRDTRRRLMMAAHRVMTVNGPLDGERLARYREVAEVMGTGHAPEVADNAGRADAAEGAQDAVLPDEHPQAGKPQASRAVPPRKPAAGTPPRPRN from the coding sequence ATGACCGCACGCATACCCGCCGGGCCGCCGCAGGGCGGCTCCGCACAAGCACCCTCCACCAGCCAGCCCGCAGGCGCCGCCAATCCGTTCGCGGCATTGGGCCAGCCGGCGCTGGAATACTTCACGGACGCCTGGCAGCGCACCGTGCTGCTGCTCGATATCCTGCGCCAGCGCGGCAACGAGTCCGCCGAGCATGAGCGCGAGGGCATGCCGGCCGTGCTGGTGTTCGAACACGAACTGCTGGCCGACGGCCGCGAACTGCCCGAGCCCGTCAACTACGCGCTGCTGCGCATCGTGCCGCCGGCCGACAGCCCGACCGATCCCGCCAAGCGCGCCTTCGTGGTGATTGACCCGCGCGCGGGCCACGGCCCCGGCATCGGCGGCTTCAAGACCGACAGCGAGATCGGCATCGCGCTGCGCAGCGGGCATCCGTGCTACTTCGTCACCTTCTTCCAGGAGCCCTGCCCGGGGCAGACCATCGAATCGGTGGCGCGCGCCGAGGCCGCCTTCCTGAAGATTGTCGGCGAGCGCCACCCGGACGCACCGGGCAAGCCCTTCGTGGTCGGCAACTGCCAGGCCGGCTGGGCGCTGATGATCCTGGCCGCGGTCGCGCCCGAGCGCACCGGGCCGCTGCTGGTGGCGGGCGCGCCGCTGGCGTACTGGTCGGGCGTGCGCGGGCGCAACCCGATGCGCTACAGCGGCGGGCTGCTGGGCGGCTCGTGGCTGGCCTCGCTGACCGCCGACATGGGCAACGGCCGCTTCGACGGTGCCTGGCTGGTGCAGAACTTCGAGCAGCTCAATCCTGCCAACACGCTGTGGCAGAAGCTTTACGACGTCTACGCCAAGGCCGATACCGAAGGCCCTCGCTTTCTCGAGTTCGAGCGCTGGTGGGGCGGCCACTTCCTGATGAACCGCGACGAGATCGACTGGATCGTGCAGAACCTGTTCGTCGGCAACCGGCTGACCGCGGGCGAGGTGCACAGCAGCGACGGCAAGACCGTAGTGGACCTGCGCAACATACGCTCGCCGGTAATCGTCTTCGCGTCCTGGGGAGACAACATCACGCCGCCGCAGCAGGCGCTGAACTGGATTCCGGACCTGTACCCCACCGACGAGGAACTGGTCGCCAACGACCAGGTGATCGTCTACTGCCTGCACCCGACCGTGGGCCACCTGGGCATCTTCGTGTCCGCCGGCGTGGCCAACCGCGAGCACAGCGAGCTGTTCTGCGCGCTGGACCTGATCGACGTGCTGCCGCCGGGCCTGTACGAGGCCAGGATCGAGGATGTCGCCCCCGACCTGCCGCACCGCGACCTGGTCGAAGGGCGCTACCTGATCCGCTTCGAGCGCCGTAGCGTGGCCGACATCCTGGCGCTGGACGATGGCCGTGACGATGAGCGCCCCTTCGAGGTGGTGCGCCGCGTGGCCGAGATCAACCAGCATATCTACGACACCTTCGTTTCGCCGTGGGTGCGCGCGATGTCCAATGAATTCAGCGCGCAATGGATGCGCGCGCTGCACCCCGCGCGGCTGGAGCGCGCGGTGGCGACCGACATGAACCCGTGGATGTCCTGGATCGGCGCGATGGCGCCGATGGTGCGCGCGAACCGCACGCAGGTATCGCCGGACAACCCGTTGCTGACGATGGAGAAGGCGGCCTCGGCGCAGATCATCAGCGCGCTCGATCAGTTCCGCGATGCACGCGACGCGTGGTACGAGCGGGCCTTCGAGGCGATCTACGGCTCGCCGGTGATGGCGGCGCTGGTGGGCCTGCGCGCGCAGGTGCCGGTCAACGTGGAATCGCCCGTCACCGTGGCGCTGCGCAGGGAGCTGGCGGAGCGCCGGCTGAGCGATGCCGAGGCGTCGATCGGGCAGGGCGGCCCGCTGGAAGCCTTCGTGCGCGTGCTGGCCTATGTGGCCGACCGCCCGAGTTCCATCGAGGAACGCCCCTTCAACCTGCTGCGCCGCATGGCACGCGAGCAGCCCGAGGGCGCGTGGCATGCCGACCTGGTGACCTTCAAGGCAGCAGTGCGCCAGCAGAGCTTTATCGTGCGGCTCGATCCGAAGCGGGCGATCCAGGCGTTGCCGGCGCTGGTGCCGGATCGCGACACGCGCCGCAGGCTGATGATGGCGGCGCATCGCGTGATGACGGTCAACGGCCCGCTGGATGGCGAGCGGCTGGCGCGCTATCGCGAGGTCGCCGAGGTGATGGGCACCGGGCATGCGCCGGAGGTTGCGGATAATGCCGGGCGTGCCGACGCAGCGGAGGGCGCGCAGGATGCGGTGCTGCCCGACGAGCACCCGCAGGCCGGCAAGCCGCAGGCCTCGCGCGCGGTGCCGCCGCGCAAGCCGGCTGCGGGCACACCGCCACGGCCACGCAATTGA
- a CDS encoding enoyl-ACP reductase (Catalyzes a key regulatory step in fatty acid biosynthesis~K00208: fabI; enoyl-[acyl-carrier protein] reductase I [EC:1.3.1.9 1.3.1.10]): MVNVSNPPLDGARVLVVGVANAESIAWGCAKAFRELGAQVAMTYLNDKAYPHVAPLAEAVQAPILMPLNVEDAGQMEALFARIQSVWGGLDSVVHSVAFAPRADLQGGLLNSSAEGFARAMDISCHSFIRMARHAVPLMKEGGTLFAMSYEGANRVVPNYDLMGPVKAALEASCRYLAHELGPKGIRVHAISPGPLKTRAASGLKDFDLLLAEAAGRAPLGELVDIMDVGFATAYLATPYARRISGNTVYVDGGVHIMA; the protein is encoded by the coding sequence ATGGTCAACGTATCCAATCCGCCGCTTGACGGCGCCCGTGTGCTGGTGGTCGGCGTGGCCAATGCCGAGTCGATCGCGTGGGGCTGCGCAAAAGCGTTTCGCGAACTCGGCGCGCAGGTCGCCATGACCTATCTGAACGACAAGGCCTATCCGCACGTGGCGCCGCTGGCCGAGGCCGTGCAGGCGCCGATCCTGATGCCGCTCAATGTGGAAGACGCCGGGCAGATGGAGGCGCTGTTCGCACGCATCCAAAGCGTGTGGGGCGGCCTCGACTCGGTGGTGCATTCGGTCGCGTTCGCGCCCAGGGCCGACCTGCAGGGCGGCCTGCTGAACTCGTCGGCCGAGGGATTCGCGCGCGCCATGGATATCTCGTGCCACTCGTTCATCCGCATGGCGCGCCATGCGGTGCCGCTGATGAAGGAAGGCGGCACGCTGTTCGCAATGAGCTATGAAGGCGCCAACCGCGTGGTGCCCAACTACGACCTGATGGGGCCGGTCAAGGCCGCGCTGGAAGCGAGCTGCCGCTACCTGGCGCATGAGCTGGGACCGAAGGGCATCCGCGTCCACGCGATCTCGCCGGGGCCGCTGAAGACCCGCGCGGCGTCGGGGCTGAAGGACTTCGACCTGCTGCTGGCCGAAGCCGCCGGCCGCGCGCCGCTGGGCGAGCTGGTCGACATCATGGATGTGGGCTTCGCCACCGCCTACCTGGCCACGCCGTATGCACGCCGCATCTCCGGCAATACGGTGTATGTGGATGGCGGCGTGCACATCATGGCATAG
- a CDS encoding ModE family transcriptional regulator (K02019: modE; molybdate transport system regulatory protein), whose protein sequence is MLELQGAIWFRSGSQDWGGKDRIALLAAIGEQGSITAAARAVGISYKAAWDAIDAMNNSAGEPLVVRAAGGKGGGGTRLTARGEQLIRTYRALEDEHRRFLAQLSRLGEGAAEDIHLMRRMMIKTSARNKLFGRVASVRGGAVNDEVVLELPGGQRVVATITHESVETLELAEGVEAFALIKASSVLVGLPDPGMRLSARNQLPGVVSRVMPGAVNAEVVIELDGGGTIAAIVTNGSVEALGLQVGLPAVALFKASSVILGVVG, encoded by the coding sequence ATGCTCGAACTCCAGGGAGCCATCTGGTTCCGCTCCGGCTCGCAAGACTGGGGCGGCAAGGACCGCATCGCGCTGCTCGCCGCGATCGGCGAACAAGGCTCGATCACCGCGGCCGCGCGCGCCGTCGGCATCAGCTACAAGGCCGCATGGGATGCCATCGACGCGATGAACAACAGCGCCGGCGAGCCGCTGGTGGTGCGCGCCGCCGGCGGCAAGGGCGGCGGCGGCACGCGGCTGACCGCGCGCGGCGAGCAACTGATCCGCACCTATCGTGCGCTCGAGGATGAGCACCGGCGCTTTCTTGCGCAGCTGTCCCGGCTGGGCGAAGGTGCGGCCGAAGATATCCATCTGATGAGGAGGATGATGATCAAGACCAGTGCGAGGAACAAGCTGTTCGGGCGCGTTGCCAGCGTGCGCGGCGGCGCGGTCAATGACGAGGTTGTGCTGGAGTTGCCTGGCGGGCAGCGGGTGGTTGCCACCATTACGCATGAGAGTGTCGAGACGCTGGAACTGGCTGAAGGTGTCGAAGCGTTTGCGCTGATCAAGGCGTCTTCGGTGCTGGTGGGGTTGCCGGATCCGGGGATGCGGTTGTCGGCGCGCAATCAGTTGCCTGGGGTGGTGTCGCGGGTGATGCCGGGGGCAGTGAATGCCGAGGTGGTGATCGAGCTGGATGGTGGCGGGACGATTGCGGCGATCGTGACCAATGGGAGCGTGGAGGCGTTGGGGCTGCAGGTGGGTTTGCCTGCGGTGGCGTTGTTCAAGGCCTCTAGTGTGATTCTGGGCGTGGTGGGGTAG
- a CDS encoding amino acid transporter (K06895: lysE, argO; L-lysine exporter family protein LysE/ArgO), translating to MHAALAGFSLGLSLILAIGSQNAFVLRQGLRREHVFWVSLVCALSDALLILLGVSGFAVMIRKLPWLDTAMRYGGAAFLIWYGARSFLAAWRSNAVLDPSDAAPRPLGATLAVCLAFTWLNPHVYLDTVMLIGSVSTQFAGHAMEFAAGAMTASFLFFFSLGYGAALLRPVFARPRAWQVLEVVIGVTMWVIAARLLLG from the coding sequence ATGCATGCCGCCCTGGCCGGCTTCTCCCTCGGCCTTTCCCTGATCCTTGCCATCGGTTCCCAGAATGCCTTCGTACTGCGGCAAGGGCTGCGGCGCGAGCATGTGTTCTGGGTAAGCTTGGTGTGCGCACTCTCGGATGCGCTGCTGATCCTGCTGGGCGTGTCCGGCTTTGCCGTGATGATCCGCAAGCTGCCGTGGCTGGATACGGCGATGCGCTATGGCGGCGCGGCCTTCCTGATCTGGTATGGCGCGCGCAGTTTCCTGGCGGCGTGGCGCTCGAACGCGGTGCTGGACCCGAGCGATGCCGCACCGCGCCCGCTGGGCGCGACGCTGGCGGTGTGCCTGGCATTCACCTGGCTCAATCCCCACGTGTACCTCGACACGGTGATGCTGATCGGCTCGGTGTCGACGCAGTTCGCCGGACATGCGATGGAATTCGCCGCGGGCGCGATGACCGCCTCGTTCCTGTTCTTCTTTTCGCTGGGCTATGGCGCGGCGCTGCTGCGGCCGGTGTTTGCGCGGCCGCGCGCGTGGCAGGTGCTGGAAGTGGTGATCGGCGTCACCATGTGGGTGATTGCCGCGCGCCTGCTGCTCGGCTGA
- a CDS encoding adenylate cyclase (K01768: E4.6.1.1; adenylate cyclase [EC:4.6.1.1]), whose translation MPRNVEIKARIDSVETVLPRAAALADQGPEYIRQDDTFFQCANGRLKLREFAPDHGELIFYARADEAGPKESFYILSPTRSPDTLRAALAAAHGEGGRVRKLRTLYLAGRTRVHLDRVEALGDFLELEVVLADEERVEDGVAEAHALLARLGIPASNLIEGAYVDLLRAQAMRADTGA comes from the coding sequence ATGCCAAGAAACGTAGAGATCAAGGCCCGCATCGACAGCGTAGAGACCGTGCTACCTCGCGCTGCGGCACTGGCCGATCAAGGTCCCGAATACATCCGCCAGGATGATACCTTCTTCCAGTGCGCCAACGGGCGGCTCAAACTGCGCGAGTTCGCACCCGACCATGGCGAGCTGATCTTCTACGCGCGCGCTGACGAGGCTGGCCCCAAGGAGAGCTTCTACATCCTGTCGCCGACGCGTTCCCCCGATACGTTGCGCGCCGCGCTGGCCGCCGCGCATGGCGAAGGCGGACGCGTGCGCAAGCTGCGCACGCTCTACCTGGCCGGCCGCACGCGCGTCCACCTGGACAGGGTCGAGGCGCTGGGCGATTTCCTGGAGCTGGAAGTGGTGCTGGCCGACGAGGAACGCGTGGAGGACGGCGTGGCCGAGGCGCACGCGCTGCTGGCGCGGCTCGGCATCCCGGCGTCGAACCTGATCGAAGGCGCCTACGTCGACCTGCTGCGCGCTCAGGCCATGCGCGCCGACACCGGCGCGTAG
- a CDS encoding sulfate ABC transporter ATP-binding protein (K02017: modC; molybdate transport system ATP-binding protein [EC:3.6.3.29]), with amino-acid sequence MSMHVSIRKQMVSADRHFALDIDFDSASHRIALFGPSGAGKSLTLRAIAGLLAPDSGRIVLNGRTLFDAEAGIDIRPQDRRVAYLFQEYALFPHLTVRQNIAFGLSRGWRNPRRAAMHPEAQRWIDAFGLADIVGNYPAEISGGQKQRVALARALVAQPDIVLLDEPFSALDPALRARMRAELRALQASLDVPMLVISHDPADVEALGDHVLEIREGRIFGSGTSRQHPPVYAPVSARMA; translated from the coding sequence ATGAGCATGCATGTCAGCATCCGCAAGCAGATGGTGTCGGCCGACCGGCATTTCGCGCTGGATATCGATTTCGATTCGGCGAGCCACCGCATCGCGCTGTTCGGCCCCTCGGGAGCGGGCAAGAGCCTGACGCTGCGCGCCATTGCCGGCCTGCTGGCGCCCGACAGCGGCCGCATCGTGCTGAACGGACGCACGCTGTTCGATGCTGAGGCGGGCATCGACATACGGCCGCAAGACCGCCGCGTGGCCTACCTGTTCCAGGAATATGCGCTGTTCCCGCACCTGACCGTCAGGCAGAACATCGCCTTCGGCCTGTCGCGCGGCTGGCGCAACCCGCGCCGCGCTGCGATGCACCCGGAAGCACAGCGCTGGATCGATGCCTTCGGCCTGGCCGATATCGTCGGCAACTATCCCGCCGAGATCTCCGGCGGCCAGAAACAGCGCGTGGCGCTGGCGCGCGCGCTGGTGGCGCAGCCGGATATCGTGCTGCTGGACGAACCCTTCTCCGCGCTGGATCCCGCGCTGCGCGCACGCATGCGCGCCGAGCTGCGCGCGCTGCAGGCCAGCCTCGATGTGCCGATGCTGGTGATCTCGCACGATCCCGCCGACGTGGAGGCCCTGGGCGACCACGTGCTGGAAATCCGCGAAGGCCGCATCTTCGGCAGCGGCACCAGCCGCCAACATCCGCCGGTCTACGCGCCGGTGTCGGCGCGCATGGCCTGA
- a CDS encoding molybdate ABC transporter permease (K02018: modB; molybdate transport system permease protein), translated as MDAVWVPLLLSLKVAGWATALNAVLGVGAAWALARWRSPLRDVVDAVLTLPLVLPPTVLGYYLLVLVGRRGVFGEWLARLGIELVFTWQGAVLASTIVAFPLVLKSARAAFEGVDHQLENAARVLGVPEAGIFFRVTLPLAARGIIAGVLLAFARALGEFGATLMIAGNLPGRTQTLSVAIYEAVQAGDDNTANLLVLVTSVTCVLLLVVAGRLVPAAARNPAHLYERRRLRPRVFR; from the coding sequence ATGGACGCCGTCTGGGTACCGCTGCTGCTGTCGCTGAAGGTGGCTGGCTGGGCCACCGCGCTGAACGCCGTGCTCGGCGTCGGCGCGGCGTGGGCGCTGGCGCGCTGGCGCTCGCCCCTGCGCGACGTGGTCGATGCGGTGCTGACGCTGCCGCTGGTGCTGCCGCCCACCGTGCTGGGCTACTACCTGCTGGTGCTGGTGGGCCGGCGTGGCGTATTTGGCGAGTGGCTGGCGCGGCTGGGCATCGAACTGGTCTTCACCTGGCAGGGCGCGGTGCTGGCCTCCACCATCGTCGCCTTCCCGCTGGTGCTCAAGTCCGCGCGCGCCGCGTTTGAAGGCGTGGATCATCAATTGGAAAATGCCGCACGCGTGCTGGGCGTGCCCGAGGCCGGCATCTTCTTCCGCGTCACGCTGCCGCTGGCCGCGCGCGGCATCATCGCCGGCGTGCTGCTGGCCTTTGCGCGGGCGCTGGGCGAGTTCGGCGCGACGCTGATGATCGCGGGCAACCTGCCCGGGCGCACGCAGACGCTGTCGGTGGCCATCTATGAAGCCGTGCAGGCCGGCGACGACAACACCGCCAACCTGCTGGTACTGGTGACCTCGGTCACCTGCGTGCTCTTGCTGGTGGTCGCGGGGCGGCTGGTGCCGGCGGCCGCGCGCAATCCCGCCCACCTTTACGAACGCCGGCGCCTGCGCCCTCGTGTCTTCCGCTGA
- a CDS encoding molybdate ABC transporter substrate-binding protein (K02020: modA; molybdate transport system substrate-binding protein) → MSAFRSRRCGMLPRLLAGAAAALALAAPPAFGADLVVSAASSLTNAFKSLAESYQRAHPGTQVVLNFGASDVLMQQIVKGAPADVFASADQEAMNKAEAEKVIAPASRRNFATNQVVLIVPSDSKLAIGSLQDLMRPEVKRIAYGNPASVPVGRYTRGALEAAGLWDAVTAKGVPAQNVRQSLDYVARGEVEAGFVFATDAAVMPDKVRVAVRVPSRTPVTYPIAVTSQSRQQKEAAQFVDYVASPEGQAILSRYGFQKP, encoded by the coding sequence ATGTCCGCTTTCCGTTCCCGCCGCTGCGGGATGCTGCCGCGCCTGCTGGCGGGCGCCGCCGCCGCGCTGGCCCTCGCCGCCCCGCCCGCCTTCGGCGCCGACCTGGTGGTCTCCGCCGCCTCCAGCCTGACCAACGCCTTCAAGTCGCTGGCCGAGTCGTACCAGCGCGCCCATCCCGGCACGCAGGTGGTGCTCAACTTCGGCGCCTCGGACGTGCTGATGCAGCAGATCGTCAAGGGCGCGCCGGCCGATGTGTTCGCCTCCGCCGACCAGGAAGCGATGAACAAGGCCGAGGCCGAGAAGGTGATCGCCCCGGCCTCGCGCCGCAACTTTGCCACCAACCAGGTGGTACTGATCGTGCCATCGGACAGCAAGCTGGCGATCGGCTCGCTGCAGGACCTGATGCGCCCCGAGGTCAAGCGCATCGCCTATGGCAACCCGGCATCGGTGCCGGTGGGCCGCTACACGCGCGGCGCGCTGGAAGCGGCCGGGCTGTGGGATGCCGTCACCGCCAAGGGCGTGCCGGCGCAGAACGTGCGCCAGAGCCTGGACTACGTGGCGCGCGGCGAGGTCGAAGCCGGCTTTGTCTTCGCCACCGATGCAGCGGTGATGCCGGACAAGGTCAGGGTCGCCGTGCGCGTGCCGAGCCGCACGCCGGTGACCTATCCCATCGCCGTCACCAGCCAGTCGCGCCAGCAGAAGGAAGCCGCGCAGTTCGTCGACTACGTCGCCTCGCCCGAAGGCCAGGCGATCCTGTCGCGCTACGGCTTCCAGAAGCCCTGA
- a CDS encoding 2-hydroxyacid dehydrogenase (K00100: E1.1.1.-; [EC:1.1.1.-]) has translation MSAPQILQVGPLAPQTNATLQQQYGVAALWQQADPLAWAGSEGQQVRVVVTSARHGCSAALIDALPRLEAIVSFGVGYDSIALDAARARGIQVSNTPDVLNDCVADLAFGLLLDAARGIAYGDRFVRAGRWPQGGFPLTTRASGKKLGILGLGRIGEIVARRAQGFDMEIAYNNRRPREGAPWRFEPDLKALATWADFLVVTCVGGPATAGLVSREVIDALGPKGILVNVSRGSVIDEAALVAALVEGRLGGAGLDVFQDEPKVPPALLALDNVVMAPHMASGTHETRAAMTALTLQNLDAFLTNGKVLTPVL, from the coding sequence ATGTCCGCTCCCCAGATCCTCCAGGTCGGCCCGCTCGCGCCGCAGACCAACGCCACCCTCCAGCAGCAATACGGCGTCGCCGCGCTGTGGCAACAGGCCGATCCGCTGGCCTGGGCGGGCAGCGAGGGGCAGCAGGTGCGCGTGGTGGTGACCTCGGCGCGCCATGGCTGCAGCGCCGCGCTGATCGATGCGCTGCCGCGGCTGGAGGCCATCGTCAGCTTCGGCGTGGGCTATGACTCGATTGCGCTGGACGCGGCCCGTGCGCGCGGCATCCAGGTCAGCAACACGCCCGACGTGCTCAACGATTGCGTGGCCGACCTGGCCTTCGGCCTGCTGCTCGACGCCGCGCGCGGCATTGCATATGGCGACCGCTTCGTGCGCGCGGGGCGTTGGCCGCAGGGCGGCTTCCCGCTGACGACGCGCGCGTCGGGCAAGAAACTCGGCATCCTCGGGCTCGGCCGTATCGGCGAGATCGTGGCGCGCCGCGCGCAGGGCTTCGACATGGAGATCGCCTACAACAACCGCCGCCCGCGCGAGGGTGCACCGTGGCGCTTCGAGCCCGACCTGAAGGCGCTGGCCACGTGGGCCGACTTCCTGGTGGTGACCTGCGTCGGCGGCCCGGCAACCGCCGGTCTGGTGTCGCGCGAGGTTATCGACGCGCTCGGGCCCAAAGGCATCCTGGTCAATGTCTCGCGCGGCAGCGTGATCGACGAAGCGGCGCTGGTGGCGGCGCTGGTCGAAGGCCGCCTGGGCGGCGCGGGGCTGGACGTGTTCCAGGACGAGCCCAAGGTACCGCCCGCGCTGCTGGCGCTGGACAATGTCGTGATGGCCCCGCACATGGCCAGCGGCACGCACGAGACGCGCGCCGCCATGACCGCGCTGACGCTGCAGAACCTGGATGCATTCCTCACGAACGGCAAGGTGCTGACGCCGGTGCTGTAG
- a CDS encoding nucleoside 2-deoxyribosyltransferase (K08728: E2.4.2.6; nucleoside deoxyribosyltransferase [EC:2.4.2.6]): protein MCDVRARGAAPPGYAAGVLFSCLPRAMKTIYLAGFDVFRKDALAWGEHLKALCAAHGFTGLYPLDKSAPQGLSGQDTARWVYDANIALLRRADMVMANLDDFRGPGEPDSGTAFEVGFAVALQKPVWGYSADAGTLRERVTVVTDEAGRPLDARGFVVEDFGFGKNLMLACSVKLVQGGAAECLAAMAAADRRRAAEAAARRERDLAAWGDD from the coding sequence TTGTGCGATGTTCGGGCACGCGGGGCGGCACCGCCGGGTTATGCTGCGGGCGTCCTCTTTTCCTGCCTCCCACGTGCCATGAAAACCATCTACCTTGCTGGCTTTGACGTCTTTCGCAAGGATGCGCTCGCCTGGGGCGAGCATCTCAAGGCGCTGTGCGCCGCGCACGGTTTCACCGGCCTGTACCCGCTCGACAAGTCCGCGCCACAGGGCCTGTCGGGCCAGGACACCGCGCGCTGGGTCTATGACGCCAATATCGCGCTGCTGCGCCGCGCCGACATGGTGATGGCCAACCTCGACGATTTCCGCGGGCCGGGCGAGCCGGATTCCGGCACGGCGTTCGAGGTGGGTTTTGCGGTGGCGCTGCAGAAGCCGGTGTGGGGCTACAGCGCGGATGCGGGTACGCTGCGCGAGCGGGTCACGGTGGTGACCGACGAAGCAGGGCGGCCGCTGGATGCGCGCGGGTTTGTGGTGGAAGATTTCGGGTTCGGCAAGAACCTGATGCTGGCGTGTTCCGTGAAGCTGGTGCAGGGCGGGGCGGCGGAGTGCCTGGCGGCGATGGCCGCGGCGGACCGGCGTCGCGCCGCTGAAGCCGCCGCGCGGCGGGAGCGGGATCTGGCGGCCTGGGGGGATGACTGA